The following proteins are encoded in a genomic region of Reichenbachiella sp.:
- a CDS encoding sensor histidine kinase, translating into MRNINRTKAYFERLPISLATLMMLVAFVTVFQLFQQYAYHLTSGFDFEFSWLAITTKLLIRNIIWAILSPWLLLLGSEISSSQQVLRLSTLIYVFLLIGITVIQNALSLWLYNLSYYMQVGYMRDFFGGNNRSDLVSGSFTSLIEGVVMIGLFMALDYQKKLANKERDLAKAQLNALKMQLHPHFIFNTLHSISSMIDIDVKKAQRMITKVGDLLRSMLAHDEVELVTLKQEIDFIRNYLELEQIRFQDRMKVDFDISENLTECKVPNLILQPLIENCIKHGVSKSAGRSNIIISAMPYQNGSPESWLKLEVNNFDEKGFNSKSQTGFGIGLQNVKKRLEQNYMNQYFCDFKKIDNQHFRSEIRIPLSV; encoded by the coding sequence GTGCGAAATATAAACAGAACGAAAGCCTATTTTGAGAGATTGCCAATTTCCTTGGCAACACTTATGATGCTGGTGGCTTTTGTTACAGTTTTCCAACTCTTTCAACAATATGCCTATCATCTGACCAGTGGATTCGACTTTGAATTTAGCTGGTTGGCCATCACTACAAAGCTTTTAATTCGTAACATCATATGGGCTATCTTGAGTCCATGGCTGTTGCTATTGGGAAGTGAAATTTCTTCTTCTCAACAAGTACTTCGATTGAGCACACTTATTTATGTGTTTTTGCTGATTGGAATCACAGTCATACAAAATGCCTTGTCTCTGTGGCTTTACAACCTTAGTTACTACATGCAGGTGGGTTACATGCGTGATTTTTTTGGTGGTAATAATCGCTCAGATCTTGTGTCTGGTTCGTTCACCAGTTTGATTGAGGGTGTGGTCATGATTGGATTGTTTATGGCGCTTGATTATCAAAAGAAGCTGGCTAATAAGGAACGAGATTTAGCAAAAGCTCAACTTAATGCTTTGAAAATGCAATTGCATCCACATTTTATTTTTAATACGCTCCATTCTATTTCTTCGATGATTGATATTGACGTGAAAAAGGCGCAACGAATGATTACTAAAGTGGGAGACTTACTCAGAAGTATGCTGGCACACGATGAAGTCGAATTGGTCACCTTGAAACAAGAAATTGACTTTATCCGAAACTACCTTGAACTTGAACAAATCAGATTTCAGGATAGAATGAAGGTCGATTTTGATATAAGTGAAAATTTGACTGAATGTAAAGTCCCTAATTTGATTCTACAGCCGCTCATAGAAAACTGTATCAAACATGGTGTATCCAAAAGTGCCGGAAGGAGCAATATTATAATTTCTGCAATGCCGTATCAAAATGGTTCACCTGAATCATGGCTCAAGTTGGAAGTCAATAATTTTGATGAGAAGGGCTTTAACTCAAAAAGTCAAACCGGTTTTGGTATTGGACTTCAAAACGTTAAGAAGAGGTTGGAACAAAACTATATGAATCAATACTTTTGCGATTTTAAAAAAATTGACAACCAACATTTTAGATCTGAAATTAGAATTCCTTTGAGTGTATGA
- a CDS encoding LytTR family DNA-binding domain-containing protein, which produces MIRCVIVDDEFLARERLKKLLAEHSDFEVVAEAKNGELGVEVIKIKAPDVVFLDIQMPDLDGFGVINNLDKVPHIVFTTAYDHYALKAFDVHALDYLLKPFDEDRLSDTLELVRDRIASDQSSLLASQMKSLLKTFDESKGKFRRSFLIKEKGFENEVMVEEVIYMEAQGNYVKLVTEKKDYLYRIGMNVLESELDPMHFMRIHRTYILSKQWIEKQSYQGNNEFKFTLRNGAVLNSSRSFKKHIAEHSTDH; this is translated from the coding sequence ATGATTAGGTGTGTAATTGTTGATGATGAGTTTTTAGCTCGAGAACGATTAAAAAAACTACTAGCGGAGCATTCTGACTTTGAGGTAGTTGCGGAAGCCAAAAATGGCGAACTGGGAGTTGAAGTTATTAAGATTAAAGCACCTGATGTGGTGTTTTTGGATATTCAAATGCCGGACCTTGACGGTTTTGGTGTAATTAACAATTTGGACAAAGTCCCTCATATAGTGTTCACAACGGCCTATGATCATTATGCGCTGAAGGCTTTCGATGTGCATGCTTTGGACTATTTGCTCAAACCATTTGACGAGGATAGACTTAGTGATACATTAGAATTGGTTCGGGATCGAATAGCTTCAGACCAATCCAGTCTACTAGCCAGTCAAATGAAATCTTTACTTAAGACTTTTGATGAGTCTAAAGGCAAGTTTAGGAGATCATTTTTGATTAAAGAAAAGGGTTTTGAAAATGAGGTGATGGTAGAAGAGGTTATCTATATGGAGGCGCAAGGTAATTACGTGAAGTTAGTAACTGAGAAAAAGGATTACTTGTATAGAATAGGGATGAATGTTTTGGAATCAGAGCTGGATCCTATGCATTTTATGCGTATTCACCGAACCTACATCCTTAGTAAACAATGGATTGAAAAGCAGAGTTATCAAGGCAACAATGAATTTAAATTTACCTTGCGAAATGGCGCTGTGTTAAACTCCTCCAGATCTTTCAAAAAGCACATTGCAGAGCATTCCACTGATCACTAA